A single genomic interval of Plantibacter sp. Leaf314 harbors:
- a CDS encoding ABC transporter ATP-binding protein has protein sequence MSLSKPTNGPRDLGTKDIVSIRDLGVSFSTDAGAVKAINDISLSVAPREIVAIVGESGSGKTVTAKTILGLLPETATASGAVVLRSRDGSTEQDVVTASAEQLRSIRGSDAAMVFQEPSTALNPVYKVGWQIAEGLRAHGTYTKAEARAKAIDILRRVGIPEPEERVDYFPHQFSGGQKQRIVIAMALVLDPGLIVADEPTTALDVTVQAEILDLLRRCRDEFGTAIVLITHNMGVVADLADRVVVMYQGDIVEEAPVQELFSSPKAEYTKKLLSSVPHVGRGKSSAPAEVERGKQLQLGEPVVVAKGLEIEYPGRFGRAGFRAVKGVDFTIHAGEVLGLVGESGSGKTTIGRAIAGLTKVTGGSLSVLGVEMNRVKEREFAPKRRDIGFVFQDPATSFNPLLTIAECVAEPLIVHGRFGDARAARRRVDELLEAVQLPKAFGDRFPHELSGGQRQRASLARALALEPALLVADEPTSALDVSVQARVLELFAELQREFGFASLFISHDLAVVDILADRIVVLYRGDIVEEGPGSAVLGAPSDVYTRRLLASLPVPDPAEQAVRREELRRLRA, from the coding sequence ATGAGCCTGTCGAAGCCGACCAACGGTCCTCGCGACCTCGGCACCAAGGACATCGTCAGCATCCGCGACCTCGGCGTCTCGTTCTCGACCGACGCCGGCGCGGTGAAGGCGATCAACGACATCTCCCTGTCGGTCGCTCCGCGCGAGATCGTCGCGATCGTGGGCGAATCCGGGTCGGGCAAGACGGTCACGGCGAAGACCATCCTCGGTCTCCTCCCCGAGACGGCGACCGCGTCCGGCGCGGTCGTGCTGCGTTCGCGCGACGGCTCGACGGAGCAGGACGTCGTCACGGCGTCGGCCGAGCAGCTGCGGTCCATCCGCGGCAGTGACGCGGCGATGGTCTTCCAGGAGCCCTCGACGGCGCTCAACCCCGTGTACAAGGTGGGATGGCAGATCGCCGAAGGCCTCCGCGCCCACGGGACGTACACGAAGGCAGAAGCGCGGGCGAAGGCGATCGACATCCTGCGCCGCGTCGGCATCCCGGAGCCCGAGGAGCGGGTCGACTACTTCCCGCACCAGTTCTCCGGCGGGCAGAAGCAGCGCATCGTCATCGCGATGGCGCTCGTGCTCGACCCGGGCCTCATCGTCGCCGACGAGCCGACGACGGCCCTCGACGTCACCGTGCAGGCGGAGATCCTCGACCTGCTGCGTCGATGCCGCGACGAGTTCGGGACGGCCATCGTCCTCATCACGCACAACATGGGTGTCGTCGCCGACCTCGCCGACCGCGTCGTGGTCATGTACCAGGGCGACATCGTCGAGGAGGCTCCCGTGCAGGAGCTGTTCTCCTCGCCGAAGGCCGAGTACACGAAGAAGCTGCTGTCCTCGGTGCCGCACGTCGGCCGCGGCAAGAGCTCCGCACCGGCCGAGGTCGAGCGCGGCAAGCAGCTGCAGCTCGGCGAGCCGGTGGTCGTCGCGAAGGGACTCGAGATCGAGTACCCCGGGCGCTTCGGTCGTGCCGGCTTCCGGGCGGTGAAGGGTGTGGACTTCACGATCCACGCCGGTGAGGTCCTCGGGCTCGTGGGCGAGTCGGGGTCTGGCAAGACCACCATCGGCCGCGCGATCGCCGGGCTCACGAAGGTCACCGGCGGCTCGCTGTCGGTGCTCGGTGTGGAGATGAACCGGGTGAAGGAGCGCGAGTTCGCTCCGAAGCGCCGCGACATCGGGTTCGTGTTCCAGGACCCGGCCACGAGCTTCAACCCGCTGCTCACCATCGCGGAGTGCGTCGCCGAACCGCTCATCGTGCACGGTCGCTTCGGCGATGCGCGAGCCGCCCGACGCCGGGTGGATGAACTCCTCGAGGCCGTGCAGCTGCCGAAGGCGTTCGGCGACCGCTTCCCGCACGAACTCTCCGGCGGACAGCGTCAGCGCGCATCCCTCGCCCGGGCGCTCGCGCTCGAGCCGGCCCTGCTCGTCGCGGACGAGCCGACCTCGGCGCTCGACGTGTCGGTGCAGGCGCGCGTGCTGGAACTGTTCGCCGAGTTGCAGCGCGAGTTCGGCTTCGCGTCGTTGTTCATCAGCCACGACCTCGCGGTGGTCGACATCCTCGCCGACCGCATCGTCGTGCTGTACCGCGGCGACATCGTGGAGGAGGGGCCCGGTTCGGCGGTGCTCGGTGCGCCGAGCGACGTCTACACGCGTCGCCTGCTCGCGTCGCTCCCGGTGCCGGATCCGGCCGAGCAGGCCGTCCGTCGCGAGGAGCTCCGCCGCCTCCGCGCCTGA
- a CDS encoding ABC transporter permease → MTAAVATPPPKAARRSGGGGLWRYLVIRFLLIIPTVFILVTMVFFLMRLTGDPITAALGGRLPADQLAERISAAGYDRPLFVQYFEFLGQIAVGNFGTTISDNRPVIEVLLTYGSATLELAIYALIVAFIVGIPLGMLAAARRDRWQDAGLRVFAILSYATPVFFAGLLLKLIFSVWLGILPVAGRASTGTELTLQTISNPSGIYLVDAIRLGDPTAISDVLAHAVLPAIALGLLTAGVFLRLVRTNVIGTLGSGYVDAARSRGVSEFRLVTKHAYRPALIPIITVIGLQIALLLAGAVLTETTFEWKGLGFMLSEYLKARDFVAVQGIVALLAVIVALTNFIVDIIAAIIDPRVRY, encoded by the coding sequence ATGACGGCAGCTGTCGCAACCCCACCCCCCAAGGCGGCCAGACGTTCCGGAGGTGGCGGACTCTGGCGGTACCTCGTCATCCGCTTCCTGTTGATCATCCCGACGGTGTTCATCCTGGTCACCATGGTCTTCTTCCTGATGCGCCTGACCGGTGACCCGATCACCGCGGCGCTCGGAGGACGGCTCCCGGCCGACCAGCTCGCGGAACGCATCAGTGCCGCCGGCTACGACCGGCCGCTCTTCGTCCAGTACTTCGAGTTCCTCGGACAGATCGCGGTCGGCAACTTCGGCACGACGATCTCCGACAACCGGCCCGTCATCGAGGTCCTCCTCACGTACGGTTCGGCCACGCTCGAACTCGCGATCTACGCGCTCATCGTCGCGTTCATCGTCGGCATCCCGCTCGGCATGCTCGCCGCTGCCCGCCGCGACCGCTGGCAGGACGCCGGCCTCCGCGTCTTCGCGATCCTCAGCTACGCCACCCCGGTGTTCTTCGCCGGCCTGCTGCTCAAGCTCATCTTCTCCGTCTGGCTCGGGATCCTGCCGGTCGCCGGTCGAGCCAGCACCGGCACGGAGCTGACGCTCCAGACCATCTCGAACCCGTCCGGCATCTACCTGGTCGACGCGATCCGGCTCGGTGACCCGACGGCGATCAGCGACGTCCTCGCGCACGCCGTGCTCCCGGCCATCGCCCTCGGCCTGCTGACGGCGGGTGTCTTCCTCCGTCTCGTCCGCACCAACGTCATCGGCACGCTCGGTTCCGGCTACGTCGACGCGGCCCGCTCGCGCGGCGTCAGCGAGTTCCGACTCGTCACGAAGCACGCCTACCGTCCGGCGCTCATCCCGATCATCACCGTGATCGGGCTGCAGATCGCCCTGCTCCTCGCCGGCGCGGTCCTCACCGAGACGACGTTCGAGTGGAAGGGCCTCGGCTTCATGCTCAGCGAGTACCTCAAGGCTCGCGACTTCGTGGCCGTCCAGGGCATCGTCGCGCTCCTCGCGGTGATCGTCGCCCTGACCAACTTCATCGTCGACATCATCGCGGCGATCATCGACCCGAGGGTGAGGTACTGA
- a CDS encoding ABC transporter permease: MSAPTATTAVQTAPAKRPLRERLPIVKQFRQSVGLQRAMLVIGLVVTGVFVLVAILAPLVAPYRFNQLRGDDGSFGTQQAPNATNLLGTTVGGYDVLSRVLWGAQTALFVIVSAIILSIFIGVLLGLVAGYFGGWLDRVLVVVCDAVYAFPSLLLAIVMSIVISRGQSSLWGGILAAAISITVVFIPQYFRVIRSEVVRIKSEAFVESAKVIGASSSRIMFRHVLRNATRTLPLIITLNASEAILTLAGLGFLGFGIEPTAAAEWGYDLNRSVSDVTSGIWWTALFPGLAIVLVVLGITLVGESLNDLSDPRLRSRRRVSASSGSVAATSSITTTGGTPDSPGGAGMMDAESLGAVSDTAADSDLENRREDERS, from the coding sequence ATGAGTGCTCCGACAGCCACCACCGCCGTGCAGACCGCGCCCGCGAAGCGTCCGCTGCGCGAACGCCTGCCCATCGTCAAGCAGTTCCGCCAGTCGGTGGGGCTGCAGCGCGCGATGCTCGTCATCGGTCTCGTTGTCACCGGCGTCTTCGTGCTCGTCGCGATCCTCGCGCCGCTCGTCGCGCCCTACCGCTTCAACCAGTTGCGCGGCGATGACGGCTCCTTCGGCACGCAGCAGGCGCCGAACGCGACGAACCTCCTGGGCACGACCGTCGGCGGGTACGACGTCCTATCCCGCGTGCTCTGGGGTGCCCAGACCGCGCTCTTCGTCATCGTGTCCGCGATCATCCTGTCGATCTTCATCGGCGTGCTGCTCGGCCTCGTCGCCGGATACTTCGGCGGCTGGCTCGACCGCGTGCTCGTCGTCGTGTGCGACGCCGTCTACGCGTTCCCGTCGCTGCTGCTCGCGATCGTCATGTCGATCGTGATCAGCCGCGGCCAGTCGAGCCTCTGGGGCGGCATCCTCGCCGCCGCGATCTCGATCACCGTGGTGTTCATCCCGCAGTACTTCCGGGTGATCCGCTCCGAGGTCGTGCGCATCAAGAGCGAGGCGTTCGTCGAGTCGGCGAAGGTCATCGGTGCGTCCAGTTCGCGCATCATGTTCCGCCACGTGCTGCGGAACGCGACGAGGACCTTGCCGCTCATCATCACGCTGAACGCCTCCGAGGCGATCCTCACGCTCGCGGGCCTCGGCTTCCTCGGCTTCGGCATCGAGCCGACCGCGGCCGCCGAGTGGGGGTACGACCTCAACCGGTCCGTCTCCGACGTCACGAGCGGCATCTGGTGGACCGCGCTGTTCCCCGGTCTCGCGATCGTACTCGTCGTGCTCGGCATCACGCTCGTCGGCGAGAGCCTCAACGACCTCTCCGACCCGCGTCTGCGCAGCCGTCGTCGGGTCAGTGCGTCGAGCGGGTCAGTCGCGGCCACCTCGAGCATCACCACCACCGGTGGCACGCCCGACAGCCCCGGTGGTGCCGGGATGATGGACGCCGAGTCGCTGGGTGCCGTGAGCGACACCGCGGCCGACAGCGATCTGGAGAACCGACGAGAGGACGAGCGCTCATGA